In the Mastacembelus armatus chromosome 17, fMasArm1.2, whole genome shotgun sequence genome, one interval contains:
- the LOC113133781 gene encoding abl interactor 1-like isoform X1: MAELQMLLEEEIPAGKRALVESYQNLSRVAEYCENNYVQAQDKKKALEETKAYTTQSLASVAYQINALANNVLQLLDIQASQLRRMESSINHISQTVDIHKEKVARREIGILTTNKNTSRTHKIIAPGNMERPVRYIRKPIDYTLLDDVGHGVKQHGNNAAGRGGTLSRTNPPTQKPPSPPMAGRGTLGRNTPYKTLEPVKPPVVPNDYMTSPARLGSQHSPARTASLNQRPRTHSGSSGGSGGRENSGSSGVGVPLAVPTPSPPSMGQVATSSASVPQGPGLGPIPMSQFGTISRQISRHNSSTTSSASMVSATGTYRRAPSVSSQQPHINGGPAYPQNSVSVAPPPPPPMVQLTPQIPLTGFVARMQESITDSPAPPPPPPPEDMGVFEEPSPPPPPPPVDYEEEEAAVVHYSDPYADGDPHWAPKAYLEKVVAIYDYTKDKEDELSFMEGAIIYIIKKNDDGWFEGVCNGVTGLFPGNYVESIMHYAD; the protein is encoded by the exons ATGGCAGAGCTGCAAATGCTATTAGAGGAGGAAATCCCTGCCGGTAAAAGAGCGCTTGTGGAAAGCTACCAGAACCTGTCCCGGGTAGCGGAATACTGCGAGAACAACTATGTTCAG GCTCAAGACAAGAAGAAGGCCCTGGAGGAGACCAAGGCCTACACTACCCAGTCTCTGGCCAGTGTGGCCTACCAAATCAATGCCTTAGCCAAcaatgtgctgcagctgctggacatCCAGGCCTCGCAACTGCGACGCATGGAGTCCTCCATCAACCACATCTCCCAG ACAGTGGACATCCATAAAGAAAAGGTGGCACGTCGAGAGATCGGCATCCTTACTACAAATAAGAACACTTCTCGCACCCACAAGATCATCGCCCCAGGAAACATGGAGCGGCCAGTGCGCTACATTCGAAAGCCCATCGACTACACACTGCTGGATGATGTGGGACACGGCGTCAAA CAACATGGGAACAATGCAGCAGGACGGGGAGGGACACTTTCTAGGACCAACCCTCCAACACAGAAGCCCCCGAGCCCCCCCATGGCAGGTCGTGGTACCCTGGG GCGTAACACACCTTACAAGACACTGGAGCCAGTGAAGCCTCCGGTGGTGCCTAACGACTACATGACGAGCCCAGCCCGACTGGGCAGCCAGCACAGCCCTGCACGCACAGCCTCGCTCAACCAGAGGCCCAGGACACACAG TGGCAGCAGCGGTGGTAGCGGCGGCAGGGAGAACAGCGGAAGCAGTGGAGTTGGTGTTCCTCTAGCAGTTCCAACTCCCTCCCCTCCCAGCATGGGTCAAG TGGCAACATCCTCAGCCTCGGTGCCACAGGGTCCTGGTTTGGGTCCCATTCCCATGTCCCAATTCGGCACCATCTCCCGCCAGATCTCCCGTCACaactcctccaccacctcctcgGCTTCCATGGTGTCGGCCACTGGTACCTACCGCCGTGCACCCTCTGTCTCCTCCCAGCAACCCCATATCAACGGTGGCCCTGCCTACCCACAGAACTCAG TGTCTGTGGCTCCTCCGCCGCCTCCTCCCATGGTCCAGCTGACCCCGCAGATCCCTCTGACGGGCTTTGTAGCCAGAATGCAGGAGAGCA TAACAGACAGCCCTGCCCcgcctccaccacctccaccagaGGACATGGGTGTGTTTGAGGAgccctctccccctcctcctcccccacccgTGGACTACGAAGAAGAAGAGGCAGCGGTGGTTCACTACAGTGATCCCTACGCTGATGGAGACCCGCACTGGGCCCCCAAGGCCTATTTAGAGAAAG TTGTGGCCATCTACGACTACACCAAGGACAAAGAGGATGAGCTGTCCTTCATGGAGGGAGCCATCATCTACATAATCAAGAAGAATGATGACGGCTGGTTCGAAGGCGTCTGCAACGGCGTCACTGGACTCTTCCCGGGAAACTACGTTGAGTCCATCATGCACTATGCtgactaa
- the LOC113133781 gene encoding abl interactor 1-like isoform X2 — MAELQMLLEEEIPAGKRALVESYQNLSRVAEYCENNYVQAQDKKKALEETKAYTTQSLASVAYQINALANNVLQLLDIQASQLRRMESSINHISQTVDIHKEKVARREIGILTTNKNTSRTHKIIAPGNMERPVRYIRKPIDYTLLDDVGHGVKQHGNNAAGRGGTLSRTNPPTQKPPSPPMAGRGTLGRNTPYKTLEPVKPPVVPNDYMTSPARLGSQHSPARTASLNQRPRTHSGSSGGSGGRENSGSSGVGVPLAVPTPSPPSMGQVATSSASVPQGPGLGPIPMSQFGTISRQISRHNSSTTSSASMVSATGTYRRAPSVSSQQPHINGGPAYPQNSVTDSPAPPPPPPPEDMGVFEEPSPPPPPPPVDYEEEEAAVVHYSDPYADGDPHWAPKAYLEKVVAIYDYTKDKEDELSFMEGAIIYIIKKNDDGWFEGVCNGVTGLFPGNYVESIMHYAD, encoded by the exons ATGGCAGAGCTGCAAATGCTATTAGAGGAGGAAATCCCTGCCGGTAAAAGAGCGCTTGTGGAAAGCTACCAGAACCTGTCCCGGGTAGCGGAATACTGCGAGAACAACTATGTTCAG GCTCAAGACAAGAAGAAGGCCCTGGAGGAGACCAAGGCCTACACTACCCAGTCTCTGGCCAGTGTGGCCTACCAAATCAATGCCTTAGCCAAcaatgtgctgcagctgctggacatCCAGGCCTCGCAACTGCGACGCATGGAGTCCTCCATCAACCACATCTCCCAG ACAGTGGACATCCATAAAGAAAAGGTGGCACGTCGAGAGATCGGCATCCTTACTACAAATAAGAACACTTCTCGCACCCACAAGATCATCGCCCCAGGAAACATGGAGCGGCCAGTGCGCTACATTCGAAAGCCCATCGACTACACACTGCTGGATGATGTGGGACACGGCGTCAAA CAACATGGGAACAATGCAGCAGGACGGGGAGGGACACTTTCTAGGACCAACCCTCCAACACAGAAGCCCCCGAGCCCCCCCATGGCAGGTCGTGGTACCCTGGG GCGTAACACACCTTACAAGACACTGGAGCCAGTGAAGCCTCCGGTGGTGCCTAACGACTACATGACGAGCCCAGCCCGACTGGGCAGCCAGCACAGCCCTGCACGCACAGCCTCGCTCAACCAGAGGCCCAGGACACACAG TGGCAGCAGCGGTGGTAGCGGCGGCAGGGAGAACAGCGGAAGCAGTGGAGTTGGTGTTCCTCTAGCAGTTCCAACTCCCTCCCCTCCCAGCATGGGTCAAG TGGCAACATCCTCAGCCTCGGTGCCACAGGGTCCTGGTTTGGGTCCCATTCCCATGTCCCAATTCGGCACCATCTCCCGCCAGATCTCCCGTCACaactcctccaccacctcctcgGCTTCCATGGTGTCGGCCACTGGTACCTACCGCCGTGCACCCTCTGTCTCCTCCCAGCAACCCCATATCAACGGTGGCCCTGCCTACCCACAGAACTCAG TAACAGACAGCCCTGCCCcgcctccaccacctccaccagaGGACATGGGTGTGTTTGAGGAgccctctccccctcctcctcccccacccgTGGACTACGAAGAAGAAGAGGCAGCGGTGGTTCACTACAGTGATCCCTACGCTGATGGAGACCCGCACTGGGCCCCCAAGGCCTATTTAGAGAAAG TTGTGGCCATCTACGACTACACCAAGGACAAAGAGGATGAGCTGTCCTTCATGGAGGGAGCCATCATCTACATAATCAAGAAGAATGATGACGGCTGGTTCGAAGGCGTCTGCAACGGCGTCACTGGACTCTTCCCGGGAAACTACGTTGAGTCCATCATGCACTATGCtgactaa
- the LOC113133782 gene encoding amyloid beta A4 precursor protein-binding family B member 1-interacting protein-like isoform X1 produces MLPCEKQAEEMDDIDAMFSHLLGEMDHLSQSLTQTADPPEADPDSPKQHTFSIGFTDLNESLNELEDQDLDALVADLGSKTTTQEFSTYQETDGLTDNQIAPPPVIPQGSEAAAAPSQPPKPAVSSTELQTRQPQTKEDKIKLALEKLKEAKVRKLIVKMLLSDGSSKTLMVEESQTVRDVLDKLFEKTHCDRSIDWSLCETNPELQIERGFEDHEYLVEPLSAWTRHSENQIYFVSKPQKYVMFTDPQLFYMWKKKRECLNGINEHTKQLLIKEHFGGSALIVPDLEGMLYLKEDGKKVWKPRYFMLRASGIYYVPKGKTKSSSDLACFVHFENVNIYTSNNYRQKYKAPTNFGFVLKHPHIQKESHYIKFLCCDNEHILLLWVTAIRIAKYGTVLYKNYQAAVKRVSTLQILNSVALKDSSNSLGAQANSLSGPSLPKATNVEDYPYEPPPDFIPPPPPGYTNV; encoded by the exons ATGCTCCCGTGTGAGAAACAGGCAGAAGAG ATGGATGACATAGATGCCATGTTCAGTCACCTGCTCGGCGAGATGGATCATCTATCTCAG AGTTTAACGCAGACAGCAGACCCACCAGAAGCAGATCCTGACTCACCCAAACAGCACACCTTCTCCATTGGCTTCACAGACCTGAACG AATCTCTAAATGAACTGGAGGACCAGGACCTGGATGCTCTGGTGGCTGACCTGGGAtctaaaacaacaacacaagaaTTTTCCACTTACCAGGAGACTGATGGCCTCACAGACAATCAGATTGCACCACCACCTGTCATACCCCAAGGATCCgaggcagcagctgctccttCTCAACCACCAAAACCCGCTGTATCATCCACAGAGCTGCAGACG AGGCAACCTCAGACAAAGGAAGACAAAATTAAACTGGCTCTGGAAAAGCTGAAAGAAGCCAAAGTGAGGAAG CTGATAGTAAAGATGTTGTTGAGTGACGGCAGCTCCAAGACTCTGATGGTGGAGGAGAGCCAGACGGTGCGAGACGTTCTGGACAAGCTGTTTGAGAAGACACACTGTGACCGCAGCATCGACTGGAGCCTGTGCGAGACCAATCCTGAGCTGCAGATTG aaagagGCTTTGAGGACCATGAATACTTAGTGGAGCCGCTGTCTGCATGGACTCGCCACAGTGAAAACCAAATCTACTTTGTGTCAAAACCTCAGAAATACGTGATGTTCACAGACCCACAG ttattttatatgtggaagaagaagagggagtgTTTGAATGGGATTAATGAGCATACCAAACAACTTTTAATCAAG GAGCATTTTGGGGGTTCTGCTCTGATTGTCCCTGACCTTGAGGGCATGCTGTACCTAAAGGAAGATGGGAAAAAGGTTTGGAAACCTCGCTACTTCATGCTCAGAGCCTCTGGCATCTACTACGTaccaaaaggaaaaacaaag TCTTCCAGTGATCTGGCCTGCTTTGTCCATTTTGAAAACGTCAACATCTACACCAGCAACAACtacagacagaaatacaaagCTCCCACCAACTTTGGCTTCGTGCTAAAA CATCCACACATCCAGAAAGAGTCACACTACATCAAGTTCCTGTGCTGTGACAATGAACACATACTGTTGCTGTGGGTCACCGCCATCAGAATAGCCAAG tATGGGACTGTGCTGTATAAGAACTACCAGGCTGCGGTAAAAAGAGTGTCCACTCTGCAAATTCTCAACTCTGTTGCGCTTAAAG ACAGTTCCAACAGTCTTGGTGCTCAGGCCAACTCACTGTCAGGTCCATCTCTACCCAAAGCCACAAATGTTGAGGACTATCCATATGAGCCACCACCTGActtcatccctcctcctccacctgggTACACAAACGTTTAA
- the LOC113133782 gene encoding amyloid beta A4 precursor protein-binding family B member 1-interacting protein-like isoform X2, with the protein MVAMSTQKMDDIDAMFSHLLGEMDHLSQSLTQTADPPEADPDSPKQHTFSIGFTDLNESLNELEDQDLDALVADLGSKTTTQEFSTYQETDGLTDNQIAPPPVIPQGSEAAAAPSQPPKPAVSSTELQTRQPQTKEDKIKLALEKLKEAKVRKLIVKMLLSDGSSKTLMVEESQTVRDVLDKLFEKTHCDRSIDWSLCETNPELQIERGFEDHEYLVEPLSAWTRHSENQIYFVSKPQKYVMFTDPQLFYMWKKKRECLNGINEHTKQLLIKEHFGGSALIVPDLEGMLYLKEDGKKVWKPRYFMLRASGIYYVPKGKTKSSSDLACFVHFENVNIYTSNNYRQKYKAPTNFGFVLKHPHIQKESHYIKFLCCDNEHILLLWVTAIRIAKYGTVLYKNYQAAVKRVSTLQILNSVALKDSSNSLGAQANSLSGPSLPKATNVEDYPYEPPPDFIPPPPPGYTNV; encoded by the exons ATGGTTGCCATGTCAACTCAAAAG ATGGATGACATAGATGCCATGTTCAGTCACCTGCTCGGCGAGATGGATCATCTATCTCAG AGTTTAACGCAGACAGCAGACCCACCAGAAGCAGATCCTGACTCACCCAAACAGCACACCTTCTCCATTGGCTTCACAGACCTGAACG AATCTCTAAATGAACTGGAGGACCAGGACCTGGATGCTCTGGTGGCTGACCTGGGAtctaaaacaacaacacaagaaTTTTCCACTTACCAGGAGACTGATGGCCTCACAGACAATCAGATTGCACCACCACCTGTCATACCCCAAGGATCCgaggcagcagctgctccttCTCAACCACCAAAACCCGCTGTATCATCCACAGAGCTGCAGACG AGGCAACCTCAGACAAAGGAAGACAAAATTAAACTGGCTCTGGAAAAGCTGAAAGAAGCCAAAGTGAGGAAG CTGATAGTAAAGATGTTGTTGAGTGACGGCAGCTCCAAGACTCTGATGGTGGAGGAGAGCCAGACGGTGCGAGACGTTCTGGACAAGCTGTTTGAGAAGACACACTGTGACCGCAGCATCGACTGGAGCCTGTGCGAGACCAATCCTGAGCTGCAGATTG aaagagGCTTTGAGGACCATGAATACTTAGTGGAGCCGCTGTCTGCATGGACTCGCCACAGTGAAAACCAAATCTACTTTGTGTCAAAACCTCAGAAATACGTGATGTTCACAGACCCACAG ttattttatatgtggaagaagaagagggagtgTTTGAATGGGATTAATGAGCATACCAAACAACTTTTAATCAAG GAGCATTTTGGGGGTTCTGCTCTGATTGTCCCTGACCTTGAGGGCATGCTGTACCTAAAGGAAGATGGGAAAAAGGTTTGGAAACCTCGCTACTTCATGCTCAGAGCCTCTGGCATCTACTACGTaccaaaaggaaaaacaaag TCTTCCAGTGATCTGGCCTGCTTTGTCCATTTTGAAAACGTCAACATCTACACCAGCAACAACtacagacagaaatacaaagCTCCCACCAACTTTGGCTTCGTGCTAAAA CATCCACACATCCAGAAAGAGTCACACTACATCAAGTTCCTGTGCTGTGACAATGAACACATACTGTTGCTGTGGGTCACCGCCATCAGAATAGCCAAG tATGGGACTGTGCTGTATAAGAACTACCAGGCTGCGGTAAAAAGAGTGTCCACTCTGCAAATTCTCAACTCTGTTGCGCTTAAAG ACAGTTCCAACAGTCTTGGTGCTCAGGCCAACTCACTGTCAGGTCCATCTCTACCCAAAGCCACAAATGTTGAGGACTATCCATATGAGCCACCACCTGActtcatccctcctcctccacctgggTACACAAACGTTTAA